The following coding sequences lie in one Rutidosis leptorrhynchoides isolate AG116_Rl617_1_P2 chromosome 4, CSIRO_AGI_Rlap_v1, whole genome shotgun sequence genomic window:
- the LOC139839915 gene encoding nuclear poly(A) polymerase 4-like isoform X2 translates to MVGSEGLASPRQHGVTKPLSLAGPSDADLLRTQKLNKFLVDAGLYESEEEAAKREKVLGQIKQIVIDWVKELTRLRGYSDQMVEDANAVIFTFGSYRLGVHGPGADIDTLCVGPSYVNRDEDFFFVLHEILTHIEEVTELQPVPSAHVPVMKFKFDGISIDLLYASISRLVVPADLDISDVSVLYNVDEPTVRSLNGCRVADQILKHVPNVEHFRTTLRCLKFWAKRRGVYSNVTGFLGGVNWAILVARVCQFYPNAVPSMLVSRFFRVYTQWRWPNPVMLCPIQEDELGFSIWDPRKNPKDKTHHMPIITPAYPCMNSSYNVSTSTLRVMTDQFLFGNQICEEIEVNKAQWPTLFEPYLFFKSYKNYLQVDIVAADPDDLRTWKGWVESRLRQLTLMIERDTQGKLQCHPYPHEYIDPSKQCSHSAFFMGLQRKQGEIVEEGQQFDIRGTVDEFRHSVNMYMCWRPGMEIYVSHVRRRQIPLYVFPDGYKRTRVPRVVNHRPVCVTGSADKPNRKRKYGSNMEVDSPQRRPSPSPSSCGSDSPDIFVNGTVSPLQIEPESTVTNVESGLEKSNVVSGSDSRKSMPGSSSVGDFQSALDEVSEDKIQANAELGMVITSIGAADLDSNKVMRLGVTTTA, encoded by the exons ATGGTGGGTTCTGAGGGTTTAGCTTCACCTAGACAGCATGGAGTTACTAAACCATTGTCTCTTGCTGGTCCTTCTGATGCAGATTTACTCAGAACTCAAAAATTAAATAAG TTTTTGGTAGATGCTGGACTATATGAAAGTGAAGAAGAAGCAGCCAAGAGAGAGAAGGTTCTTGGACAAATTAAGCAG ATCGTAATCGACTGGGTGAAGGAACTTACTCGTCTTCGAGGGTACTCTGATCAGATGGTGGAGGATGCAAATGCTGTCATATTTACTTTTGGGTCTTATCGACTTGGG GTTCATGGTCCCGGGGCTGACATTGACACATTATGTGTTGGGCCATCTTATGTGAATCGGGAT GAAGACTTCTTCTTTGTTTTGCATGAAATATTGACACATATAGAGGAAGTTACCGAACTTCAACCGGTTCCAAGTGCTCATGTACCGGTTATGAAATTTAAGTTTGATGGGATATCTATTGATCTTCTTTATGCTAGCATTTCTCGTTTAGTCGTCCCAGCT GACTTGGACATTTCTGATGTTTCCGTGCTGTATAATGTCGATGAGCCAACAGTTCGTAGTCTTAATGGCTGCAGGGTTGCTGATCAAATTCTTAAACATGTTCCGAATGTTGAG CATTTCCGTACAACACTTCGTTGCTTAAAGTTTTGGGCTAAAAGGCGTGGCGTCTATTCAAAT GTAACTGGTTTTCTTGGCGGCGTGAATTGGGCTATTCTTGTTGCACGGGTTTGTCAATTTTATCCAAATGCAGTCCCTAGTATGCTGGTGTCTCGATTTTTCAGGGTTTATACACAGTGGAGATGGCCAAATCCAGTTATGCTTTGTCCTATTCAAGAAGACGAACTTGGATTCAGCATATGGGATCCTCGTAAGAATCCCAAAGACAAAACTCACCATATGCCGATTATAACACCTGCTTACCCATGCATGAATTCTAGTTATAACGTCTCAACTAGCACACTACGTGTTATGACAGATCAATTTTTATTTGGTAATCAGATATGTGAG GAGATAGAAGTTAATAAAGCACAGTGGCCCACGCTTTTTGAACCGTACTTGTTTTTCAAGAGCTACAAGAACTACCTGCAGGTTGACATAGTTGCTGCTGATCCAGATGATCTACGTACTTGGAAAGGATGGGTAGAGTCTCGTCTGAGGCAACTGACCTTGATG ATCGAGCGTGACACACAAGGGAAGCTACAATGTCATCCTTATCCTCACGAATACATCGATCCTTCAAAACAGTGTTCACACAGTGCTTTCTTTATGGGATTACAAAGAAAACAAGGTGAAATAGTTGAAGAAGGTCAACAATTCGATATCCGTGGTACAGTTGATGAGTTTAGGCATTCAGTCAATATGTACATGTGCTGGAGGCCCGGGATGGAGATCTACGTATCTCATGTTCGTAGAAGGCAAATCCCATTATATGTGTTTCCAGATGGATATAAACGTACCCGTGTTCCCCGGGTCGTGAATCATCGGCCCGTTTGTGTTACGGGTTCTGCCGATAAACCTAATAGAAAGAGGAAATATGGAAGTAATATGGAGGTAGATAGTCCTCAAAGAAGACCGAGTCCGAGTCCATCGAGCTGCGGTTCTGACTCACCCGACATCTTTGTTAACGGGACTGTTAGCCCATTGCAAATAGAACCCGAGAGTACAGTCACCAATGTGGAATCAGGGTTAGAAAAGTCAAACGTTGTTTCGGGAAGCGATAGTCGGAAGTCAATGCCGGGGAGTTCAAGTGTGGGTGATTTCCAGTCTGCTTTAGATGAAGTATCGGAGGATAAAATCCAG GCAAATGCTGAACTCGGGATGGTAATAACCTCCATAGGCGCAGCTGACCTAGACTCAAACAAGGTTATGAG GTTAGGGGTGACGACAACCGCATGA
- the LOC139904407 gene encoding clavaminate synthase-like protein At3g21360, translating into MGEEQSLFSEVGSLQPKSDSEIVFPAVLYPSPKAMKHVQLTEAIKGNKEWIDSLLYQSGVVLFRGFPVSTASDFNDVVESSGYEDFPYGAAGGGSRTKVCGRVYTANESPPEQKIGFHHELSHAIETPSKLFFFCEVEPGSGGETCIVLSHVIYNKMKKKHPKFVADLEEKGLTYMRVIGKEYDPSSPIGRGWKAMYMTDDKSVAQERAAKTGIKLEWMGDNAKIVIGPKPCFKYDEARQRKIWFNNLAISYNGVMDKLNDDPTKQVVFGDGQMIPPDEVNDLIKMLDDECVALQWQKGDVLLLDNLAVLHSRRPLLAPPRRILASFCK; encoded by the exons CGTGTTCCCGGCTGTTTTGTATCCTAGCCCGAAAGCCATGAAGCATGTTCAATTAACAGAAGCTATAAAAGGTAACAAAGAATGGATAGATTCACTCCTTTATCAAAGTGGTGTAGTTCTGTTCAGAGGTTTTCCAGTTTCCACCGCCTCCGACTTCAACGACGTCGTTGAATCGTCTGGCTACGAAGACTTTCCTTATGGCGCGGCTGGTGGAGGATCCAGAACTAAAGTTTGTGGACGTGTTTACACCGCTAATGAATCACCGCCCGAACAGAAGATCGGCTTTCATCACGAACTATCTCAT GCTATTGAAACTCCATCGAAATTATTTTTCTTCTGTGAAGTTGAACCCGGAAGTGGAGGGGAAACTTGTATAGTTTTAAGCCATGTGATCTACAACAAGATGAAAAAGAAGCATCCAAAATTTGTGGCAGATTTAGAAGAGAAAGGATTGACTTACATGAGAGTCATAGGAAAAGAGTATGATCCCTCAAGCCCAATAGGCCGTGGCTGGAAGGCCATGTACATGACCGATGACAAAAGTGTAGCCCAGGAAAG AGCTGCCAAGACGGGAATAAAACTAGAATGGATGGGGGACAATGCTAAAATTGTAATAGGTCCCAAACCCTGTTTCAAATACGATGAGGCACGACAACGCAAGATCTGGTTCAATAATCTTGCAATATCCTATAATGGAGTAATGGATAAACTAAATGATGATCCAACAAAACAAGTTGTTTTTGGTGATGGTCAAATGATACCTCCAGATGAAGTGAATGACTTGATAAAGATGTTGGATGATGAGTGTGTAGCGTTGCAATGGCAAAAGGGCGATGTTCTGTTGCTTGACAATTTGGCGGTTCTTCATTCGCGTAGACCATTGCTGGCCCCACCACGCCGCATACTAGCTTCCTTCTGCAAATAA
- the LOC139904406 gene encoding hexokinase-1-like produces MGKVTFGVAVVGAAAVCAATTLVLRHRVRSSNRCVKAADILKELEENCATPASKLHKVADEMTVEMHAGLASEGGSKLKMLISYVDNLPTGDEEGVYYALDLGGTNFRVLRVQLSGQSSIEYQEFEEVSIPHQLMLATPEELFDYIASELAKFVNDEDEKFEIVAGRQRELGFTFSFPVMQLSINSGTLIRWTKGFSIEGMVGRDVVAELTKAMKRQGVDMRVSALVNDTVGTLAGGRYEDQDVEIAVILGTGSNAAYVERAHAIPKWHGPHPKSGDMVINMEWGNFKSSHLPLTEYDNTLDAESLNPGEQIFEKMISGMYLGELVRRVLYKMAKEAALFGETVPPKLKTQFILRTPQMSAMHHDTSTDLMVVGNTLKDVFEIHDTPLSTRKIMVEICNIFATRGARLAAAGILGILKKTGRNTIRDGEISKTTIAMDGGLYEHYTEYRHCLENTLHDLVGDEVAKHVKLILSNDGSGIGAALLAASHSQYL; encoded by the exons atgggAAAAGTCACGTTTGGAGTGGCGGTGGTCGGTGCCGCGGCGGTTTGTGCTGCCACGACATTGGTCCTTCGTCACCGTGTACGGAGTTCGAATAGGTGCGTGAAAGCTGCTGATATTTTGAAAGAGTTGGAGGAAAATTGCGCAACGCCTGCATCGAAATTGCATAAGGTTGCAGATGAGATGACGGTTGAGATGCATGCTGGACTTGCATCTGAAGGTGGAAGTAAACTTAAGATGCTCATTAGCTATGTTGATAATCTTCCTACAGG CGACGAGGAAGGAGTGTATTATGCTTTGGATCTTGGCGGAACAAATTTTCGTGTTTTGCGAGTGCAATTGAGTGGGCAGTCTAGTATTGAATACCAAGAGTTTGAAGAAGTGTCCATCCCTCATCAATTGATGCTTGCAACTCCAGAA GAACTTTTTGACTACATTGCATCCGAGCTTGCTAAATTTGTAAATGACGAAGACGAAAAGTTTGAGATTGTTGCAGGCCGACAAAGGGAATTAGGGTTCACCTTCTCATTCCCCGTGATGCAATTGTCTATTAATTCAGGAACTCTTATTCGATGGACAAAAGGCTTCTCTATTGAGGGAATG GTTGGCAGAGATGTGGTTGCAGAATTAACAAAAGCAATGAAACGACAAGGTGTTGATATGCGTGTTTCAGCATTG GTAAACGATACAGTTGGAACATTGGCTGGAGGTAGATACGAAGACCAAGATGTTGAAATAGCTGTGATCTTGGGTACCGGAAGTAATGCAGCTTATGTGGAACGAGCTCATGCTATACCTAAATGGCATGGCCCACACCCTAAATCAGGAGATATG GTCATCAACATGGAATGGGGTAACTTTAAGTCATCACATCTTCCATTAACCGAGTATGATAATACACTGGATGCTGAAAGTTTGAACCCAGGGGAACAG AtatttgaaaaaatgatttctggcATGTATCTTGGAGAACTTGTTCGTAGAGTTCTATATAAGATGGCCAAAGAAGCTGCCCTTTTTGGTGAAACTGTTCCTCCCAAACTAAAAACTCAATTCATCTTGAG GACACCTCAGATGTCAGCAATGCATCATGACACATCCACTGATCTCATGGTGGTAGGGAACACATTGAAAGACGTATTCGAG ATACACGATACACCATTGTCAACAAGAAAGATTATGGTTGAGATCTGTAATATATTCGCCACACGAGGAGCCCGTCTTGCTGCTGCCGGAATTCTAGGCATTCTAAAGAAAACGGGAAGAAACACCATTAGAGATGGAGAGATCTCAAAGACGACCATTGCAATGGACGGAGGGTTATACGAACACTACACTGAATACAGACACTGTCTTGAAAACACATTGCATGATTTGGTCGGAGATGAAGTTGCGAAACACGTTAAACTTATACTTTCCAACGATGGATCTGGCATTGGTGCTGCTCTTCTTGCTGCCTCTCACTCTCAGTACCTATGA
- the LOC139839915 gene encoding nuclear poly(A) polymerase 4-like isoform X1: MVGSEGLASPRQHGVTKPLSLAGPSDADLLRTQKLNKFLVDAGLYESEEEAAKREKVLGQIKQIVIDWVKELTRLRGYSDQMVEDANAVIFTFGSYRLGVHGPGADIDTLCVGPSYVNRDEDFFFVLHEILTHIEEVTELQPVPSAHVPVMKFKFDGISIDLLYASISRLVVPADLDISDVSVLYNVDEPTVRSLNGCRVADQILKHVPNVEHFRTTLRCLKFWAKRRGVYSNVTGFLGGVNWAILVARVCQFYPNAVPSMLVSRFFRVYTQWRWPNPVMLCPIQEDELGFSIWDPRKNPKDKTHHMPIITPAYPCMNSSYNVSTSTLRVMTDQFLFGNQICEEIEVNKAQWPTLFEPYLFFKSYKNYLQVDIVAADPDDLRTWKGWVESRLRQLTLMIERDTQGKLQCHPYPHEYIDPSKQCSHSAFFMGLQRKQGEIVEEGQQFDIRGTVDEFRHSVNMYMCWRPGMEIYVSHVRRRQIPLYVFPDGYKRTRVPRVVNHRPVCVTGSADKPNRKRKYGSNMEVDSPQRRPSPSPSSCGSDSPDIFVNGTVSPLQIEPESTVTNVESGLEKSNVVSGSDSRKSMPGSSSVGDFQSALDEVSEDKIQANAELGMVITSIGAADLDSNKVMRGDDNRMRED; encoded by the exons ATGGTGGGTTCTGAGGGTTTAGCTTCACCTAGACAGCATGGAGTTACTAAACCATTGTCTCTTGCTGGTCCTTCTGATGCAGATTTACTCAGAACTCAAAAATTAAATAAG TTTTTGGTAGATGCTGGACTATATGAAAGTGAAGAAGAAGCAGCCAAGAGAGAGAAGGTTCTTGGACAAATTAAGCAG ATCGTAATCGACTGGGTGAAGGAACTTACTCGTCTTCGAGGGTACTCTGATCAGATGGTGGAGGATGCAAATGCTGTCATATTTACTTTTGGGTCTTATCGACTTGGG GTTCATGGTCCCGGGGCTGACATTGACACATTATGTGTTGGGCCATCTTATGTGAATCGGGAT GAAGACTTCTTCTTTGTTTTGCATGAAATATTGACACATATAGAGGAAGTTACCGAACTTCAACCGGTTCCAAGTGCTCATGTACCGGTTATGAAATTTAAGTTTGATGGGATATCTATTGATCTTCTTTATGCTAGCATTTCTCGTTTAGTCGTCCCAGCT GACTTGGACATTTCTGATGTTTCCGTGCTGTATAATGTCGATGAGCCAACAGTTCGTAGTCTTAATGGCTGCAGGGTTGCTGATCAAATTCTTAAACATGTTCCGAATGTTGAG CATTTCCGTACAACACTTCGTTGCTTAAAGTTTTGGGCTAAAAGGCGTGGCGTCTATTCAAAT GTAACTGGTTTTCTTGGCGGCGTGAATTGGGCTATTCTTGTTGCACGGGTTTGTCAATTTTATCCAAATGCAGTCCCTAGTATGCTGGTGTCTCGATTTTTCAGGGTTTATACACAGTGGAGATGGCCAAATCCAGTTATGCTTTGTCCTATTCAAGAAGACGAACTTGGATTCAGCATATGGGATCCTCGTAAGAATCCCAAAGACAAAACTCACCATATGCCGATTATAACACCTGCTTACCCATGCATGAATTCTAGTTATAACGTCTCAACTAGCACACTACGTGTTATGACAGATCAATTTTTATTTGGTAATCAGATATGTGAG GAGATAGAAGTTAATAAAGCACAGTGGCCCACGCTTTTTGAACCGTACTTGTTTTTCAAGAGCTACAAGAACTACCTGCAGGTTGACATAGTTGCTGCTGATCCAGATGATCTACGTACTTGGAAAGGATGGGTAGAGTCTCGTCTGAGGCAACTGACCTTGATG ATCGAGCGTGACACACAAGGGAAGCTACAATGTCATCCTTATCCTCACGAATACATCGATCCTTCAAAACAGTGTTCACACAGTGCTTTCTTTATGGGATTACAAAGAAAACAAGGTGAAATAGTTGAAGAAGGTCAACAATTCGATATCCGTGGTACAGTTGATGAGTTTAGGCATTCAGTCAATATGTACATGTGCTGGAGGCCCGGGATGGAGATCTACGTATCTCATGTTCGTAGAAGGCAAATCCCATTATATGTGTTTCCAGATGGATATAAACGTACCCGTGTTCCCCGGGTCGTGAATCATCGGCCCGTTTGTGTTACGGGTTCTGCCGATAAACCTAATAGAAAGAGGAAATATGGAAGTAATATGGAGGTAGATAGTCCTCAAAGAAGACCGAGTCCGAGTCCATCGAGCTGCGGTTCTGACTCACCCGACATCTTTGTTAACGGGACTGTTAGCCCATTGCAAATAGAACCCGAGAGTACAGTCACCAATGTGGAATCAGGGTTAGAAAAGTCAAACGTTGTTTCGGGAAGCGATAGTCGGAAGTCAATGCCGGGGAGTTCAAGTGTGGGTGATTTCCAGTCTGCTTTAGATGAAGTATCGGAGGATAAAATCCAG GCAAATGCTGAACTCGGGATGGTAATAACCTCCATAGGCGCAGCTGACCTAGACTCAAACAAGGTTATGAG GGGTGACGACAACCGCATGAGAGAAGATTAG
- the LOC139839478 gene encoding clavaminate synthase-like protein At3g21360, translating into MGDNAKIVIGPKPCFKYDEARQRKIWFNNLAISYNGVMDKLNDDPTKQVVFGDGEMIPPNEVNDLIKMLDDECVALQWQKDDVLLLDNLAVLHSRRPLLAPPRRILASFCK; encoded by the coding sequence ATGGGGGACAATGCTAAAATTGTAATAGGTCCCAAACCCTGTTTCAAATACGATGAGGCACGACAACGCAAGATCTGGTTCAATAATCTTGCAATATCCTATAATGGAGTAATGGATAAACTAAATGATGATCCAACAAAACAAGTCGTTTTTGGTGATGGTGAAATGATACCTCCGAATGAAGTGAATGACTTGATAAAGATGTTGGATGATGAGTGTGTAGCGTTGCAATGGCAAAAGGACGATGTTCTATTGCTAGACAATTTGGCAGTTCTTCATTCGCGTAGGCCATTGTTGGCCCCACCACGCCGCATACTAGCTTCCTTCTGCAAATAA